From one Lolium rigidum isolate FL_2022 chromosome 4, APGP_CSIRO_Lrig_0.1, whole genome shotgun sequence genomic stretch:
- the LOC124647120 gene encoding uncharacterized protein LOC124647120 — translation TRPPAPLTLYPSPEAYYRQGAGAYDRSYPDEPLGAYAASRSDRYWPDEDGGGAAYKGFGRYGGGGGRRDSGRDPGRDMRGSYRRSPFRSYGGDFPRSHQEPPPPPPMRRSPLRSVAVPISYDPPGARADREDREHHPRATPWRPLRRRESRSDGADAAAGHLPAAHTAAARAAASSSEKNGGPEQSAEAAAQQMAEDEAPRKKPRLGWGQGLAKYEKRKVPGSADLDEPVAHGSPEDAKHKEDFGTPASAPCAASLVVAASEPSSLAPASAPCAAPLVVAAPEPSSAPAPSAASPMAAPAPTSPPASAPCASSVAAPALSSPPASAPCASLVAAPEPLSAPAPCASSPVAAPAPSSAPASSSPAREDKSCELTANMAAMSSKDTPGAEAQAYNDEIPVKLCQLDGDPIGSLANVLAELLQHEDSCSGDSRRLTNSSKLLLLKENIAKELEKTELEIDSLECDLKLVTTESENRALENAQNPSPSSGTPKVPVKPETCETSSPVKEQGELSPCKIPMEVETAPVHNVIAVSPEGSVACPGFAVAQLASAADVAPLKPSEGTESPRIDAGSQRQDPSPCHDGFNSLKADGGNDLSVRPCSHHFDSNNLIPSIIAANNEIAREFNELVFKPLPADQPCLDLSALAHFSSQRKNDLSVRKKLAIRKTELRFKEQTLTFKFKVLRHLWKEDVRLLTVRKQRPKSSKRTDQSNRASHSGSQRQRSSNRSRLGMPAVNLSTFPTTEISDVANKMFTEFQFKRCRNFLKMPALIIDEKEKRSTKFVSKNGLIEDPVLVEKERAVINPWTHEEKEVFMQMLASFGKDFSKISSFLQHKTTADCVEFYYKHHKSDSFREVKKLLDRRQQQPTSNYLGTKSGKKWNPEGNAASLDMLGVASVVAAHGLDYANRVEGFPPKSILRTSCKPDVSVVAKGSLEKDFVANASLHERESVAADVLAGICGTLSPEGMGSCITSSADPGQKIGVTRMDYLLVPGVVKSFDEEGTLSDQECEVDPVDWNDDEKLTFIEAMNNYGKDFAQISSYVKSKSYEQCKVFFSKARISLGLDMIHQRTTDAGLLTSDTNGGRSDTDEACAAEMDSAFCSRQSSLKAEMDVCPAADRTIQGHTLSDITFKQPKTDTSDGPDGVDIKLEEGEIKAYDKNCNTGVDHRQLSEATHQSSPSSAHIDINSSQNTESIEITEHSSQVSVHENDAITSPREQPVGAHLEIRSSQHNIEVIPASKVSERICTQVSSMEGPSHHASDSALMKAGNLTSSVCLPGVTQSGKASEVICTEVSSIEGPPHHAPERNSTPSVCLSADRGRKENVVHFSDMAGVSCNRPSFTSSYQQIVPTDPLPPKPKPQVTPLTPKDLMPVQFCSDLPDPTSIRFEGIASITSPSFGHHANGVISTSGPKDMDKFPVFNEQSRNQHDALFRNIDGYMQHRRDHCLAADVPSFSESTASGTGGVSHSDQFTLNKYQNGRSGCSGLSNTSTGFLLTGHSEELRQGQLKPCSQNASTESHDQVKRPGDVKLFGKILSHQSSLQSSGSSSNGSKSKPPSPKIDKQAAAIFLNNSRDRMVYSSRSTNAAHLGQDERVVRSYNFDGSTESESVFRVAKSQRSLASVPFYSAKNGTLGVFAEYQQPLMQQLPSDPKRLESFADLQKRNGIELISGFQQPGKATRLGGAGILVSAVSDPVAVLKAQYGAGSKILGNEADPWKDIGNR, via the exons ACGCGCCCGCCCGCCCCGCTGACCCTCTATCCTTCTCCAGAAGCCTACTACCGGCAGGGCGCCGGCGCCTACGACCGCTCCTACCCGGACGAGCCGCTAGGCGCCTACGCCGCCTCCCGCTCCGACCGCTACTGGCCGGACGAGGACGGCGGCGGGGCCGCATACAAGGGGTTCGGCcgctacggcggcggcggaggccggagGGACTCCGGCCGGGACCCCGGCCGGGACATGCGGGGATCCTACCGGCGGTCCCCGTTCAGGAGCTACGGGGGCGACTTCCCCAGGAGCCaccaggagccgccgccgcccccgccgatgAGGAGGTCGCCTCTGCGGTCCGTCGCCGTGCCCATCTCCTACGACCCTCCCGGCGCCCGGGCGGACCGGGAGGACAGGGAGCACCATCCCCGGGCCACCCCCTGGCGGCCCCTGCGCCGCAGGGAGAGCAGATCTGACGGGGCGGACGCGGCTGCTGGGCATCTGCCTGCTGCTCACACCGCTGCGGCAAGGGCGGCGGCTTCGTCGTCAGAGAAGAACGGCGGCCCGGAGCAGTCTGCTGAGGCCGCGGCGCAGCAGATGGCTGAGGACGAGGCGCCCAGGAAGAAGCCCCGCCTGGGGTGGGGGCAGGGCTTGGCCAAGTATGAGAAGCGCAAGGTGCCTGGTTCCGCAGATCTTGATGAACCTGTTGCTCATGGGAGCCCAGAGGACGCCAAACACAAGGAGGATTTTGGCACACCTGCATCTGCACCGTGTGCTGCATCTCTGGTGGTGGCGGCATCGGAACCATCGTCATTGGCACCTGCTTCTGCTCCGTGTGCTGCACCTCTGGTGGTGGCGGCACCAGAACCATCATCCGCACCTGCACCGTCTGCTGCATCTCCGATGGCAGCGCCGGCACCAACATCACCACCTGCTTCTGCACCGTGTGCATCTTCGGTGGCGGCACCGGCACTATCATCACCACCTGCTTCTGCACCGTGTGCATCTCTGGTGGCGGCACCAGAACCATTGTCGGCACCTGCACCGTGTGCTTCCTCTCCGGTGGCGGCACCGGCACCATCATCTGCACCTGCATCTAGTTCTCCAG CCCGTGAAGATAAATCATGTGAACTGACAGCAAATATGGCCGCAATGTCCAGTAAAGATACCCCTGGGGCTGAAGCCCAGGCTTACAATGATGAAATCCCTGTCAAGTTATGTCAGCTTGATGGTGATCCCATTGGTTCTCTTGCAAATGTCCTTGCTGAACTACTGCAGCATGAAGATTCTTGCTCTGGGGATTCTCGAAGACTGACCAACTCTAGTAAGTTATTGCTACTGAAAGAAAACATTGCCAAGGAGCTCGAAAAGACTGAACTTGAGATTGATTCATTGGAATGCGATCTTAAATTAGTGACTACTGAATCTGAAAATAGGGCTCTTGAAAATGCACAAAATCCTTCACCTTCTAGTGGGACGCCAAAGGTTCCAGTCAAGCCTGAGACGTGTGAAACATCATCTCCTGTGAAAGAACAAGGCGAGCTCTCTCCTTGCAAGATCCCCATGGAAGTTGAGACTGCTCCTGTTCACAATGTAATAGCAGTCTCTCCAGAAGGGAGTGTTGCTTGTCCTGGATTTGCTGTAGCCCAGCTCGCTTCAGCTGCTGATGTTGCCCCGTTGAAACCTTCTGAAGGAACTGAATCTCCTCGCATTGATGCTGGCAGCCAGAGGCAGGATCCTAGTCCATGCCATGATGGTTTTAATTCCCTCAAAGCAGACGGTGGCAATGACTTATCAGTCAGGCCTTGCTCTCACCATTTTGACAGCAATAATTTAATCCCTTCAATTATTGCTGCGAACAATGAAATAGCCAGAGAATTCAACGAATTGGTATTCAAACCCTTGCCTGCTGATCAGCCTTGTCTTGATTTGTCGGCATTGGCtcatttttcaagccaaaggaagAATGACCTGAGTGTAAGGAAGAAGCTTGCCATACGCAAAACTGAACTAAGATTCAAAGAGCAAACACTCACCtttaaattcaaggtgttgaggcACCTGTGGAAAGAGGATGTGCGTCTCCTTACTGTAAGAAAGCAGCGTCCAAAGTCTAGCAAGCGCACTGATCAGAGCAACCGTGCATCACACAGTGGATCTCAGAGGCAGCGCTCCTCTAATCGCTCTCGATTGGGCATGCCTG CTGTTAATTTAAGCACGTTTCCTACCACGGAAATATCAGATGTTGCAAACAAGATGTTTACTGAATTTCAATTCAAGCGCTGCAGAAATTTCTTGAAAATGCCAGCACTAATTATAgatgagaaagagaagaggagtaCTAAGTTTGTCAGCAAGAATGGCTTGATTGAAGATCCTGTTTTAGTTGAGAAGGAGCGGGCTGTGATTAATCCATGGACTCATGAAGAGAAGGAAGTTTTCATGCAGATGCTTGCTTCATTTGGCAAGGATTTCTCCAAAATCTCAAGTTTCCTTCAGCACAAGACAACTGCTGATTGTGTTGAGTTCTACTACAAGCACCATAAATCTGACAGTTTCCGAGAAGTTAAGAAACTTCTGGATCGTCGCCAGCAACAGCCCACCAGCAATTACCTAGGAACCAAATCTGGGAAGAAATGGAATCCTGAGGGAAATGCTGCATCTCTTGATATGCTTGGGGTTGCATCAGTCGTGGCAGCCCATGGTCTTGATTATGCAAACAGAGTGGAGGGATTTCCTCCGAAATCTATACTTCGAACTTCTTGTAAGCCTGATGTTTCGGTTGTGGCCAAAGGTTCTTTGGAAAAGGATTTTGTTGCTAATGCATCTTTGCATGAGAGAGAATCTGTAGCTGCTGATGTCTTGGCAGGTATATGTGGCACTCTCTCCCCTGAAGGAATGGGCTCATGCATAACCAGTTCTGCTGATCCTGGCCAAAAGATTGGCGTCACAAGAATGGATTATCTTTTAGTGCCAGGAGTAGTCAAAAGCTTTGATGAGGAAGGCACTCTCTCAGATCAGGAATGTGAAGTTGACCCAGTTGATTGGAACGATGATGAGAAGTTGACTTTCATTGAGGCTATGAATAACTATGGGAAGGATTTCGCTCAGATCTCCTCATATGTGAAAAGCAAGTCGTATGAGCAATGCAAAGTATTTTTCAGCAAAGCTCGCATATCACTTGGTTTGGATATGATCCATCAACGGACCACAGATGCTGGTTTGCTGACAAGTGATACCAATGGAGGAAGGAGTGATACTGATGAGGCATGTGCTGCTGAGATGGATTCAGCTTTTTGTAGTAGACAGTCCTCTCTGAAAGCGGAGATGGATGTATGCCCTGCTGCTGATCGAACTATTCAGGGGCATACTCTTTCTGATATTACCTTTAAACAGCCAAAAACTGACACATCAGATGGGCCTGATGGTGTTGACATAAAATTAGAGGAAGGTGAGATCAAAGCATACGATAAAAATTGTAACACTGGTGTTGATCATAGACAGTTGAGTGAGGCCACTCATCAGTCATCACCATCATCTGCTCATATCGACATCAATTCTTCTCAGAACACAGAGAGTATTGAAATCACAGAGCACAGTAGCCAAGTGAGTGTGCATGAGAATGATGCCATCACCTCTCCAAGGGAACAGCCTGTGGGGGCACACCTGGAAATCAGGTCCAGTCAACATAATATTGAAGTTATCCCGGCGAGCAAGGTGTCTGAGAGGATTTGCACTCAGGTATCCAGTATGGAGGGGCCTTCGCACCATGCATCTGATAGTGCGCTCATGAAGGCTGGAAATTTGACTTCCTCTGTTTGCTTACCTGGAGTTACGCAGTCGGGCAAGGCGTCTGAAGTGATCTGCACTGAGGTATCCAGCATAGAAGGACCTCCACACCATGCACCTGAGAGAAATTCAACGCCCTCTGTGTGCTTATCCGCAGATCGTGGCAGAAAGGAAAATGTTGTCCACTTCTCGGACATGGCTGGTGTTTCCTGTAATAGGCCTTCATTTACTTCAAGTTATCAGCAAATTGTGCCAACAGACCCTCTCCCACCAAAGCCAAAACCACAGGTTACTCCTCTTACCCCAAAGGATTTAATGCCTGTTCAGTTCTGTTCCGACCTCCCTGATCCTACATCAATTCGTTTTGAGGGCATAGCCTCCATAACTTCACCCAGTTTTGGGCATCATGCCAACGGAGTCATCAGTACTTCAGGGCCCAAGGACATGGACAAGTTCCCAGTATTTAATGAACAATCACGAAATCAGCATGATGCTCTTTTTCGCAATATTGATGGATACATGCAACACCGACGGGATCATTGTCTGGCAGCTGATGTACCTTCTTTTTCTGAAAGTACAGCAAGTGGTACTGGGGGAGTTTCTCATTCGGATCAGTTCACATTAAACAAATACCAGAATGGCAGGTCTGGCTGCTCAGGACTCTCGAACACGTCCACCGGTTTTCTGCTGACCGGGCACAGTGAAGAATTACGGCAAGGCCAGTTGAAGCCTTGCTCCCAAAATGCAAGCACCGAGAGTCATGATCAGGTAAAGCGCCCTGGCGACGTCAAGTTATTTGGTAAAATTCTCAGTCATCAATCATCACTGCAAAGTTCTGGCTCGTCATCGAACGGAAGCAAAAGCAAGCCTCCCTCACCAAAGATAGACAAACAAGCAGCTGCTATATTTTTGAACAATTCAAGGGATCGCATGGTTTATTCATCTAGGTCCACAAACGCTGCTCACCTGGGGCAGGACGAGCGAGTGGTGAGGAGCTATAACTTTGATGGGAGCACAGAGTCTGAGTCTGTGTTCAGGGTGGCAAAGTCTCAGAGATCATTAGCCAGTGTGCCATTTTACTCGGCTAAAAATGGCACACTTGGTGTGTTTGCAGAATATCAGCAGCCTTTAATGCAGCAGCTTCCGTCGGATCCGAAACGGCTGGAAAGCTTTGCTGATCTTCAGAAGAGGAATGGGATAGAGCTGATTTCAGGGTTCCAGCAACCCGGGAAAGCCACGCGGCTTGGGGGTGCTGGAATCCTCGTTAGCGCAGTATCTGACCCGGTGGCTGTCCTCAAGGCGCAGTATGGTGCTGGCTCGAAGATTTTGGGCAACGAAGCGGACCCCTGGAAAGACATAGGAAACAGGTAG